The Oceanisphaera avium genome includes a region encoding these proteins:
- a CDS encoding SPOR domain-containing protein has product MKINDYRYLLEQKSVKALLTILIVVVLLIVIVSLTPGTDKPEQLPATPEQVNTLPNAVPNQPAITAEPNSETPANTEDVVQDWPAVALPESPTIAATDTQTLDDSDKERVVIEDDVVSQLMERESDASAAVPAPPAPKAPAPSKEHAQPVAPKASPKAATAAHLGSVENLKQRSAQRYTLQLLAGRNKAVLEALVSQHKLDPAWIYPRTIDGQPWFILVQGDYVSAKHARDAIKDFAPEIQAAKPWPKPFGQVQKEIQP; this is encoded by the coding sequence ATGAAGATTAATGATTACCGCTACTTATTAGAACAAAAATCCGTTAAAGCATTGCTGACTATATTAATTGTGGTGGTGTTATTAATTGTGATTGTAAGTTTAACGCCAGGCACAGATAAGCCTGAGCAGCTGCCCGCCACGCCAGAGCAAGTAAATACTTTGCCTAACGCCGTGCCCAATCAGCCTGCGATAACGGCTGAGCCCAACTCTGAAACGCCAGCTAATACTGAAGACGTTGTGCAAGACTGGCCAGCGGTCGCCCTTCCAGAGTCGCCCACCATAGCTGCCACAGATACCCAAACCTTAGATGACAGTGATAAAGAGCGGGTGGTTATTGAAGATGATGTAGTGTCGCAACTTATGGAGCGAGAGTCAGACGCTTCTGCTGCTGTGCCCGCGCCACCCGCTCCCAAAGCACCTGCCCCCAGTAAAGAACACGCTCAGCCAGTCGCCCCTAAAGCGAGTCCAAAGGCTGCGACTGCTGCTCACTTAGGTAGTGTGGAAAACTTAAAGCAACGATCAGCCCAGCGTTATACTTTACAATTATTAGCGGGGCGTAATAAGGCCGTGTTAGAGGCGTTAGTTAGCCAGCATAAACTGGATCCGGCTTGGATTTACCCTCGTACCATAGATGGTCAGCCGTGGTTTATTTTGGTGCAAGGGGATTACGTTTCTGCCAAGCATGCAAGAGACGCCATTAAAGATTTCGCGCCAGAAATACAAGCCGCTAAGCCTTGGCCCAAGCCCTTTGGCCAAGTGCAAAAAGAAATCCAGCCCTAG
- a CDS encoding ATP-binding protein, with amino-acid sequence MSQTVSLPFSSQQQLLARLRHLSRLETDFILLTGPKGAGKSHLAHQLLEQTSLSYPVLLDAKALDSHEKFREALLSQWFAGAIFDAQDSLTISMTRLLAKSLHKRLLIVDNGAWLTDIQLQELVELYATLPAAIRPFMVLLGTPEWAQQVRAQIDELSPSQVLEVEVPPLTASDLEQLWHALKFQPP; translated from the coding sequence GTGAGCCAAACCGTTAGTTTACCTTTCTCTTCTCAACAGCAGCTGCTGGCGCGGCTGCGCCATCTCTCTCGGCTTGAAACTGACTTTATCTTGCTAACGGGCCCAAAAGGGGCCGGTAAAAGCCATCTAGCACACCAATTACTCGAGCAAACTAGCTTGAGTTACCCAGTATTGTTAGATGCGAAAGCACTTGATAGTCATGAAAAATTTCGTGAAGCTTTATTAAGCCAGTGGTTTGCTGGCGCCATTTTTGATGCTCAAGATTCGCTTACCATTTCTATGACGCGCTTGTTAGCGAAAAGTTTACATAAACGTTTGCTGATAGTAGACAATGGCGCTTGGTTAACTGATATTCAATTACAAGAGCTAGTGGAGCTCTATGCAACGTTGCCAGCGGCGATCCGCCCCTTTATGGTATTGCTGGGCACACCCGAGTGGGCACAACAAGTCCGGGCGCAAATAGATGAATTATCACCCAGCCAAGTGCTTGAAGTTGAGGTGCCACCGTTAACGGCTAGCGATCTTGAGCAACTTTGGCACGCGTTAAAATTTCAGCCCCCCTAG